The following proteins are encoded in a genomic region of Hippocampus zosterae strain Florida chromosome 2, ASM2543408v3, whole genome shotgun sequence:
- the LOC127596482 gene encoding protein-serine O-palmitoleoyltransferase porcupine-like isoform X2, translating to MDLSSRLWMLMELAESCGVSTLLQGFEQIWKLLLVCLLSRLLFRLGGLSSVNHVVSMFAGIYSLFLFFNLHMLWVMLLSMLCYVILILGQHSRNKGLFLSTAILIYLLIGEMHLIDTVTWHKIRGSQMVVAMKAISLAFDLDRGAVGAFPTPTEFLGYVLFVGNVIFGPWISFSTYKAAIVGRQLSWLWLRRSSLSLLKSQICLLVSSCIAPYLFLLFIPINGNAITHKWLSAYENALSFHFSNYFVGYLSESTSMLAGAGHVEEKDNIREMEVVKPLNVEIPRSMVMVVTSWNIPMSQWLKIYVFKNAMKLGTFPAILVTYTASALLHGLSFHLGAVLLSLGFITYVEHVLRKRLAVIFSACVLSRPCSTNCSHQHKKEYWVILLNLVFSLLAIFHLTYLGSMFDPGVEEEVEEGYAAIHTIQRWSELSWASHWVVFVSWVFYRLIL from the exons ATGGACTTGTCCAGCAGGCTCTGGATGCTGATGGAGCTGGCCGAAAGTTGTGGAGTCAGCACACTCCTACAGGGCTTTGAGCAAATTTGGAAGCTTCTGCTTGTTTGTCTTCTCAGCAGGCTACTGTTCAGGTTGG GAGGCCTGTCCTCTGTGAATCATGTTGTGTCGATGTTTGCGGGGATCTACAGCCTGTTCCTCTTCTTTAACCTGCACATGCTGTGGGTGATGCTGCTCAGCATGCTTTGCTACGTTATTCTCATTCTTGGCCAACACTCCAGAAACAAAGGCCTCTTCCTCTCGACTGCCATTCTCATTTACCTCCTCATTGG AGAAATGCATTTAATTGACACAGTCACCTGGCATAAGATCAGAG GCAGTCAGATGGTGGTGGCCATGAAAGCCATTTCTCTGGCATTCGACCTGGACAGAGGAGCAGTCGGCGCTTTTCCCACACCGACTGAGTTCCTGGGGTATGTTCTCTTTGTGGGCAACGTAATCTTTGGGCCTTGGATCAGCTTCTCAACATATAAAGCTGCTATTGTCGGCAGACAACtg AGCTGGTTATGGCTGCGCCGTTCCTCTCTCAGCCTCTTAAAAAGTCAGATTTGTCTGCTGGTCTCCTCTTGCATTGCACCTTACCTGTTCCTTTTGTTCATCCCCATCAATGGAAATGCCATCAcacacaa gTGGCTGAGCGCCTATGAGAATGCATTGTCATTCCACTTCAGTAACTACTTTGTGGGCTACCTCAGTGAAAGCACCAGCATGCTAGCTGGAGCTGGCCACGTTGAGGAAAAAGACAACATTAG GGAAATGGAAGTGGTCAAACCCCTGAATGTGGAAATACCTCGCTCCATGGTTATGGTTGTGACGTCCTGGAATATTCCCATGTCACAGTGGCTTAAGATTT ATGTCTTCAAAAATGCCATGAAACTCGGTACTTTTCCTGCCATCCTGGTCACGTATACAGCCAGTGCTTTACTGCAT GGTTTGAGTTTCCACCTAGGAGCTGTGCTGCTCTCTTTAGGCTTCATCACATATGTTGAACATG TCTTGAGAAAGAGGCTCGCCGTTATCTTCAGCGCCTGTGTCCTTTCCAGACCTTGCTCCACAAACTGCAGCCATCAGCACAAGAAG GAGTATTGGGTGATACTGCTGAACCTAGTTTTCAGTTTATTGGCCATCTTCCATCTCACCTACTTGGGTTCCATGTTTGATCCGGGTGTTGAAGAGGAAGTGGAAGAG GGTTATGCAGCTATCCACACCATTCAGAGATGGTCGGAACTTAGCTGGGCAAGCCACTGGGTGGTATTTGTCTCCTGGGTTTTCTACCGTTTAATTCTGTGA
- the LOC127596482 gene encoding protein-serine O-palmitoleoyltransferase porcupine-like isoform X1, whose protein sequence is MDLSSRLWMLMELAESCGVSTLLQGFEQIWKLLLVCLLSRLLFRLGGLSSVNHVVSMFAGIYSLFLFFNLHMLWVMLLSMLCYVILILGQHSRNKGLFLSTAILIYLLIGEMHLIDTVTWHKIRGSQMVVAMKAISLAFDLDRGAVGAFPTPTEFLGYVLFVGNVIFGPWISFSTYKAAIVGRQLSWLWLRRSSLSLLKSQICLLVSSCIAPYLFLLFIPINGNAITHKWLSAYENALSFHFSNYFVGYLSESTSMLAGAGHVEEKDNIRWEMEVVKPLNVEIPRSMVMVVTSWNIPMSQWLKIYVFKNAMKLGTFPAILVTYTASALLHGLSFHLGAVLLSLGFITYVEHVLRKRLAVIFSACVLSRPCSTNCSHQHKKEYWVILLNLVFSLLAIFHLTYLGSMFDPGVEEEVEEGYAAIHTIQRWSELSWASHWVVFVSWVFYRLIL, encoded by the exons ATGGACTTGTCCAGCAGGCTCTGGATGCTGATGGAGCTGGCCGAAAGTTGTGGAGTCAGCACACTCCTACAGGGCTTTGAGCAAATTTGGAAGCTTCTGCTTGTTTGTCTTCTCAGCAGGCTACTGTTCAGGTTGG GAGGCCTGTCCTCTGTGAATCATGTTGTGTCGATGTTTGCGGGGATCTACAGCCTGTTCCTCTTCTTTAACCTGCACATGCTGTGGGTGATGCTGCTCAGCATGCTTTGCTACGTTATTCTCATTCTTGGCCAACACTCCAGAAACAAAGGCCTCTTCCTCTCGACTGCCATTCTCATTTACCTCCTCATTGG AGAAATGCATTTAATTGACACAGTCACCTGGCATAAGATCAGAG GCAGTCAGATGGTGGTGGCCATGAAAGCCATTTCTCTGGCATTCGACCTGGACAGAGGAGCAGTCGGCGCTTTTCCCACACCGACTGAGTTCCTGGGGTATGTTCTCTTTGTGGGCAACGTAATCTTTGGGCCTTGGATCAGCTTCTCAACATATAAAGCTGCTATTGTCGGCAGACAACtg AGCTGGTTATGGCTGCGCCGTTCCTCTCTCAGCCTCTTAAAAAGTCAGATTTGTCTGCTGGTCTCCTCTTGCATTGCACCTTACCTGTTCCTTTTGTTCATCCCCATCAATGGAAATGCCATCAcacacaa gTGGCTGAGCGCCTATGAGAATGCATTGTCATTCCACTTCAGTAACTACTTTGTGGGCTACCTCAGTGAAAGCACCAGCATGCTAGCTGGAGCTGGCCACGTTGAGGAAAAAGACAACATTAGGTG GGAAATGGAAGTGGTCAAACCCCTGAATGTGGAAATACCTCGCTCCATGGTTATGGTTGTGACGTCCTGGAATATTCCCATGTCACAGTGGCTTAAGATTT ATGTCTTCAAAAATGCCATGAAACTCGGTACTTTTCCTGCCATCCTGGTCACGTATACAGCCAGTGCTTTACTGCAT GGTTTGAGTTTCCACCTAGGAGCTGTGCTGCTCTCTTTAGGCTTCATCACATATGTTGAACATG TCTTGAGAAAGAGGCTCGCCGTTATCTTCAGCGCCTGTGTCCTTTCCAGACCTTGCTCCACAAACTGCAGCCATCAGCACAAGAAG GAGTATTGGGTGATACTGCTGAACCTAGTTTTCAGTTTATTGGCCATCTTCCATCTCACCTACTTGGGTTCCATGTTTGATCCGGGTGTTGAAGAGGAAGTGGAAGAG GGTTATGCAGCTATCCACACCATTCAGAGATGGTCGGAACTTAGCTGGGCAAGCCACTGGGTGGTATTTGTCTCCTGGGTTTTCTACCGTTTAATTCTGTGA
- the LOC127596482 gene encoding protein-serine O-palmitoleoyltransferase porcupine-like isoform X3 — MDLSSRLWMLMELAESCGVSTLLQGFEQIWKLLLVCLLSRLLFRLGGLSSVNHVVSMFAGIYSLFLFFNLHMLWVMLLSMLCYVILILGQHSRNKGLFLSTAILIYLLIGQMVVAMKAISLAFDLDRGAVGAFPTPTEFLGYVLFVGNVIFGPWISFSTYKAAIVGRQLSWLWLRRSSLSLLKSQICLLVSSCIAPYLFLLFIPINGNAITHKWLSAYENALSFHFSNYFVGYLSESTSMLAGAGHVEEKDNIRWEMEVVKPLNVEIPRSMVMVVTSWNIPMSQWLKIYVFKNAMKLGTFPAILVTYTASALLHGLSFHLGAVLLSLGFITYVEHVLRKRLAVIFSACVLSRPCSTNCSHQHKKEYWVILLNLVFSLLAIFHLTYLGSMFDPGVEEEVEEGYAAIHTIQRWSELSWASHWVVFVSWVFYRLIL, encoded by the exons ATGGACTTGTCCAGCAGGCTCTGGATGCTGATGGAGCTGGCCGAAAGTTGTGGAGTCAGCACACTCCTACAGGGCTTTGAGCAAATTTGGAAGCTTCTGCTTGTTTGTCTTCTCAGCAGGCTACTGTTCAGGTTGG GAGGCCTGTCCTCTGTGAATCATGTTGTGTCGATGTTTGCGGGGATCTACAGCCTGTTCCTCTTCTTTAACCTGCACATGCTGTGGGTGATGCTGCTCAGCATGCTTTGCTACGTTATTCTCATTCTTGGCCAACACTCCAGAAACAAAGGCCTCTTCCTCTCGACTGCCATTCTCATTTACCTCCTCATTGG TCAGATGGTGGTGGCCATGAAAGCCATTTCTCTGGCATTCGACCTGGACAGAGGAGCAGTCGGCGCTTTTCCCACACCGACTGAGTTCCTGGGGTATGTTCTCTTTGTGGGCAACGTAATCTTTGGGCCTTGGATCAGCTTCTCAACATATAAAGCTGCTATTGTCGGCAGACAACtg AGCTGGTTATGGCTGCGCCGTTCCTCTCTCAGCCTCTTAAAAAGTCAGATTTGTCTGCTGGTCTCCTCTTGCATTGCACCTTACCTGTTCCTTTTGTTCATCCCCATCAATGGAAATGCCATCAcacacaa gTGGCTGAGCGCCTATGAGAATGCATTGTCATTCCACTTCAGTAACTACTTTGTGGGCTACCTCAGTGAAAGCACCAGCATGCTAGCTGGAGCTGGCCACGTTGAGGAAAAAGACAACATTAGGTG GGAAATGGAAGTGGTCAAACCCCTGAATGTGGAAATACCTCGCTCCATGGTTATGGTTGTGACGTCCTGGAATATTCCCATGTCACAGTGGCTTAAGATTT ATGTCTTCAAAAATGCCATGAAACTCGGTACTTTTCCTGCCATCCTGGTCACGTATACAGCCAGTGCTTTACTGCAT GGTTTGAGTTTCCACCTAGGAGCTGTGCTGCTCTCTTTAGGCTTCATCACATATGTTGAACATG TCTTGAGAAAGAGGCTCGCCGTTATCTTCAGCGCCTGTGTCCTTTCCAGACCTTGCTCCACAAACTGCAGCCATCAGCACAAGAAG GAGTATTGGGTGATACTGCTGAACCTAGTTTTCAGTTTATTGGCCATCTTCCATCTCACCTACTTGGGTTCCATGTTTGATCCGGGTGTTGAAGAGGAAGTGGAAGAG GGTTATGCAGCTATCCACACCATTCAGAGATGGTCGGAACTTAGCTGGGCAAGCCACTGGGTGGTATTTGTCTCCTGGGTTTTCTACCGTTTAATTCTGTGA
- the LOC127596482 gene encoding protein-serine O-palmitoleoyltransferase porcupine-like isoform X4 yields the protein MFAGIYSLFLFFNLHMLWVMLLSMLCYVILILGQHSRNKGLFLSTAILIYLLIGEMHLIDTVTWHKIRGSQMVVAMKAISLAFDLDRGAVGAFPTPTEFLGYVLFVGNVIFGPWISFSTYKAAIVGRQLSWLWLRRSSLSLLKSQICLLVSSCIAPYLFLLFIPINGNAITHKWLSAYENALSFHFSNYFVGYLSESTSMLAGAGHVEEKDNIRWEMEVVKPLNVEIPRSMVMVVTSWNIPMSQWLKIYVFKNAMKLGTFPAILVTYTASALLHGLSFHLGAVLLSLGFITYVEHVLRKRLAVIFSACVLSRPCSTNCSHQHKKEYWVILLNLVFSLLAIFHLTYLGSMFDPGVEEEVEEGYAAIHTIQRWSELSWASHWVVFVSWVFYRLIL from the exons ATGTTTGCGGGGATCTACAGCCTGTTCCTCTTCTTTAACCTGCACATGCTGTGGGTGATGCTGCTCAGCATGCTTTGCTACGTTATTCTCATTCTTGGCCAACACTCCAGAAACAAAGGCCTCTTCCTCTCGACTGCCATTCTCATTTACCTCCTCATTGG AGAAATGCATTTAATTGACACAGTCACCTGGCATAAGATCAGAG GCAGTCAGATGGTGGTGGCCATGAAAGCCATTTCTCTGGCATTCGACCTGGACAGAGGAGCAGTCGGCGCTTTTCCCACACCGACTGAGTTCCTGGGGTATGTTCTCTTTGTGGGCAACGTAATCTTTGGGCCTTGGATCAGCTTCTCAACATATAAAGCTGCTATTGTCGGCAGACAACtg AGCTGGTTATGGCTGCGCCGTTCCTCTCTCAGCCTCTTAAAAAGTCAGATTTGTCTGCTGGTCTCCTCTTGCATTGCACCTTACCTGTTCCTTTTGTTCATCCCCATCAATGGAAATGCCATCAcacacaa gTGGCTGAGCGCCTATGAGAATGCATTGTCATTCCACTTCAGTAACTACTTTGTGGGCTACCTCAGTGAAAGCACCAGCATGCTAGCTGGAGCTGGCCACGTTGAGGAAAAAGACAACATTAGGTG GGAAATGGAAGTGGTCAAACCCCTGAATGTGGAAATACCTCGCTCCATGGTTATGGTTGTGACGTCCTGGAATATTCCCATGTCACAGTGGCTTAAGATTT ATGTCTTCAAAAATGCCATGAAACTCGGTACTTTTCCTGCCATCCTGGTCACGTATACAGCCAGTGCTTTACTGCAT GGTTTGAGTTTCCACCTAGGAGCTGTGCTGCTCTCTTTAGGCTTCATCACATATGTTGAACATG TCTTGAGAAAGAGGCTCGCCGTTATCTTCAGCGCCTGTGTCCTTTCCAGACCTTGCTCCACAAACTGCAGCCATCAGCACAAGAAG GAGTATTGGGTGATACTGCTGAACCTAGTTTTCAGTTTATTGGCCATCTTCCATCTCACCTACTTGGGTTCCATGTTTGATCCGGGTGTTGAAGAGGAAGTGGAAGAG GGTTATGCAGCTATCCACACCATTCAGAGATGGTCGGAACTTAGCTGGGCAAGCCACTGGGTGGTATTTGTCTCCTGGGTTTTCTACCGTTTAATTCTGTGA